The Agromyces mangrovi genome contains a region encoding:
- a CDS encoding sensor histidine kinase produces the protein MSTLSDLVLAQGRSSREDLDWLHMLVGDLQLLADLAFADIVLWTPGADAPFVAVAHARPSGAATLFYRDFVGQQVKEDWRDLVTRAYDTGEVVDSSALDWYEEMPTRMRAVPVKRRLRTSGPEVSERPIAVLTRHSNLSQSRTPSRQELTFNDCADELFAMIASGDFPDLGAPSGPRRGAPRASDGLIRLDMDGVTTFASPNALSAFYRMGFAEELESESLAEVTTRLLAGRLEVDESLPLVVTGRAPWRTDIESKGVTVTLRAIPLRHRGERVGAIVLCRDVTEMRHQEQELITKDATIREIHHRVKNNLQTVASLLRIQARRTHSEEARSALTQAMRRVGAIAVVHDTLSEGLSQNVDFDQVFDRALLLVAEVAAAHNTTAHPKRTGTFGVLPSAYATPLALALTELVTNAVEHGLDGQEGDVEITAERTTDTLTVEVRDTGSGLPEGKVGEGLGTQIVRTLIQGELGGTIDWHTVVGAGTEVTISVPMRWITQA, from the coding sequence GTGTCGACGCTCAGTGATCTCGTTCTCGCCCAGGGCCGCAGCAGCAGGGAGGACCTCGACTGGCTGCACATGCTCGTGGGCGACCTCCAACTCCTGGCGGACCTCGCGTTCGCCGACATCGTGCTCTGGACGCCGGGAGCCGACGCCCCGTTCGTCGCCGTCGCGCACGCGCGTCCGTCGGGCGCGGCGACGCTGTTCTACCGCGACTTCGTCGGCCAGCAGGTCAAGGAGGACTGGCGCGACCTCGTGACCCGCGCCTACGACACCGGCGAGGTCGTCGACTCCTCGGCCCTCGACTGGTACGAGGAGATGCCCACCCGCATGCGCGCCGTGCCCGTGAAGCGGCGCCTGCGGACGAGCGGCCCCGAGGTCTCCGAGCGCCCCATCGCGGTGCTCACGCGCCACTCGAACCTGAGCCAGTCGCGCACGCCCAGCCGCCAGGAGCTCACGTTCAACGACTGCGCGGACGAGTTGTTCGCGATGATCGCGTCGGGCGACTTCCCCGACCTCGGCGCGCCATCGGGGCCGCGTCGCGGCGCACCCCGGGCATCCGACGGCCTGATCCGGCTCGACATGGACGGCGTCACGACCTTCGCGAGCCCCAACGCGCTGTCGGCGTTCTACCGCATGGGGTTCGCCGAGGAGCTCGAGTCGGAGTCGCTGGCCGAGGTGACCACGCGCCTGCTCGCGGGGCGGCTCGAGGTCGACGAGTCGCTGCCGCTCGTGGTGACCGGTCGCGCGCCGTGGCGCACCGACATCGAGTCGAAGGGGGTCACGGTCACGCTCCGGGCGATCCCGCTCCGGCACCGGGGCGAACGGGTCGGCGCGATCGTGCTCTGCCGCGACGTGACCGAGATGCGCCACCAGGAGCAGGAGCTCATCACCAAGGACGCGACGATCCGCGAGATCCACCACCGGGTGAAGAACAACCTGCAGACCGTCGCGTCGCTGCTGCGCATCCAGGCGCGGCGCACGCACTCCGAGGAGGCGCGCTCGGCGCTCACCCAGGCCATGCGGCGCGTCGGCGCGATCGCGGTCGTCCACGACACGCTCTCGGAGGGGCTCAGCCAGAACGTCGACTTCGACCAGGTGTTCGACCGGGCGCTGCTGCTCGTGGCCGAGGTCGCCGCGGCGCACAACACGACCGCGCACCCCAAGCGCACGGGCACCTTCGGCGTGCTGCCGAGCGCCTACGCGACGCCGCTCGCGCTCGCGCTGACCGAGCTCGTCACGAACGCGGTCGAGCACGGGCTCGACGGCCAGGAGGGCGACGTCGAGATCACGGCCGAGCGCACGACCGACACGCTCACCGTCGAGGTGCGCGACACCGGCTCGGGCCTGCCGGAGGGCAAGGTGGGCGAGGGGCTCGGCACGCAGATCGTCCGCACGCTCATCCAGGGCGAGCTCGGCGGCACGATCGACTGGCACACGGTCGTCGGGGCGGGCACCGAGGTGACGATCTCGGTGCCGATGCGCTGGATCACCCAGGCATGA
- a CDS encoding WhiB family transcriptional regulator produces MDWRDKAACLTADPELFFPVGNTGPAIDQIEKAKAVCGRCTVTELCLQYALETGQDSGVWGGLSEDERRALKRRAARARRAS; encoded by the coding sequence ATGGATTGGCGCGACAAGGCCGCCTGCCTGACCGCAGACCCCGAACTGTTCTTCCCGGTCGGCAACACCGGTCCCGCGATCGACCAGATCGAGAAGGCCAAGGCCGTCTGCGGCCGCTGCACCGTGACCGAGCTGTGCCTCCAGTACGCCCTCGAGACCGGTCAGGACTCGGGTGTCTGGGGCGGCCTCAGCGAAGACGAGCGCCGCGCCCTGAAGCGCCGCGCCGCCCGCGCCCGCCGCGCCTCCTAG
- the bcp gene encoding thioredoxin-dependent thiol peroxidase, with product MTDAVRLAPGDAAPDFTLDDQAGAPVTLSDLRGERVVLYFYPAAMTPGCTTEACDFRDSLESLSAAGVRVIGVSKDEIPALAEFAERDGLTFPLLSDPDHAVQEAYGAWGEKQNYGRTVVGSIRSTFVIDADGRIEKAMYNVKATGHVARVRRELGVDAA from the coding sequence ATGACCGACGCCGTCCGACTCGCCCCCGGGGATGCCGCCCCCGACTTCACCCTCGACGACCAGGCCGGCGCGCCGGTCACGCTCTCCGATCTCCGCGGCGAGCGGGTCGTGCTGTACTTCTACCCGGCGGCCATGACCCCGGGCTGCACCACCGAGGCGTGCGACTTCCGCGACAGCCTCGAATCCCTGTCGGCCGCAGGCGTGCGCGTCATCGGCGTCTCGAAGGACGAGATCCCCGCGCTCGCAGAGTTCGCCGAGCGCGACGGGCTCACCTTCCCGCTGCTGAGCGACCCCGACCACGCGGTGCAGGAGGCGTACGGCGCCTGGGGCGAGAAGCAGAACTACGGACGCACCGTCGTGGGCTCGATCCGCTCGACGTTCGTGATCGACGCCGACGGGCGCATCGAGAAGGCCATGTACAACGTCAAGGCCACCGGGCACGTGGCGCGCGTGCGTCGCGAGCTGGGCGTCGACGCCGCGTAG
- a CDS encoding GntR family transcriptional regulator, which produces MVDEQTDDARVRTALLRGIRRGTWEVGTRLPSESELCATLDANRGQLRRVLAGLRADGIVAGGRGRPPVVRSTVPVRAFETFVPFSRWAESIGQVPGQRTLEVVRRPAQEGEARMLDIAVETPVVAVTRVRSLDDRPAMLERSCFPVESGRTLLHADLDQGSVHDRLIAAGVRLVTARHLIDAVAASGLEAETLGVETGSPILRERRVVRDDRGVAVEFADERYRPEAARFSIEHPVLALGREAASASPTMDA; this is translated from the coding sequence GTGGTGGATGAGCAGACGGACGACGCACGCGTGCGCACGGCGCTGCTCCGGGGCATCCGTCGCGGCACCTGGGAGGTGGGCACCCGCCTGCCGAGCGAATCGGAGCTGTGCGCGACCCTCGACGCGAACCGGGGGCAGCTGCGGCGCGTGCTCGCCGGGCTGCGCGCCGACGGCATCGTCGCGGGCGGGCGCGGACGGCCGCCCGTGGTGCGCAGCACGGTGCCGGTGCGCGCGTTCGAAACCTTCGTGCCGTTCTCCCGCTGGGCCGAGTCGATCGGCCAGGTGCCCGGGCAGCGCACGCTCGAGGTCGTGCGGCGCCCGGCCCAGGAGGGTGAGGCGCGCATGCTGGACATCGCGGTCGAGACCCCCGTCGTGGCGGTCACCCGGGTGCGGTCGCTCGACGACCGGCCCGCGATGCTCGAGCGCTCGTGCTTCCCCGTCGAGTCCGGGCGCACGCTGCTGCACGCCGACCTCGACCAGGGCTCGGTGCACGACCGGCTCATCGCCGCCGGCGTGCGCCTGGTCACCGCGCGGCACCTCATCGACGCGGTCGCCGCGAGCGGCCTCGAGGCCGAGACCCTCGGGGTCGAGACGGGCTCCCCGATCCTCCGCGAGCGCCGGGTCGTGCGCGACGACCGCGGCGTGGCCGTCGAGTTCGCCGACGAACGCTACCGGCCCGAGGCCGCGCGGTTCTCGATCGAGCACCCGGTGCTCGCGCTCGGCCGGGAGGCCGCATCCGCCTCGCCTACGATGGACGCATGA
- the rsgA gene encoding ribosome small subunit-dependent GTPase A, whose amino-acid sequence MSWWDTDDDEDDEYDLDESDVRVRPNPKANRPRTKVRPEHADAVIGRVLGVDRGRYAVLVDADADDEHEVTATRARELRRNAIATGDSVDVVGDTTGDEGTLARIVRVRERSTLLRRSADDTDRVERVIVANADQLLIVVAAADPEPRTRLVDRYLVAAYDAGIRPLLCVTKADLADPAPFLANFAGLDIPTFTSRRGAMPLGEIAAALVGHRTVLVGHSGVGKSTLVNALVPSADRATGHVNVVTGRGRHTSSSTVSLRVETGPGTALGGEPGRGWVIDTPGIRSFGLGHVDPDNILRSFTDLSEIAEGCPRGCTHLPDAPDCALDDAVASGRLGDIGRARLDSLRRLLATFA is encoded by the coding sequence ATGAGCTGGTGGGACACGGACGACGACGAGGACGACGAGTACGACCTCGACGAGTCGGATGTCCGCGTCCGGCCCAACCCCAAGGCCAACCGCCCCCGCACCAAGGTGCGACCCGAGCACGCCGACGCGGTGATCGGGCGCGTGCTGGGCGTCGATCGCGGCCGGTACGCGGTGCTCGTCGACGCGGACGCCGACGACGAGCACGAGGTCACCGCGACCCGCGCCCGCGAGCTGCGCCGCAACGCCATCGCGACCGGCGACTCCGTCGACGTCGTCGGCGACACGACCGGCGACGAGGGCACGCTCGCGCGCATCGTCCGCGTGCGCGAGCGGAGCACGCTGCTGCGGCGGTCGGCCGACGACACCGACCGCGTCGAGCGGGTCATCGTCGCCAATGCCGACCAGCTGCTCATCGTCGTCGCCGCGGCCGACCCCGAACCGCGCACGCGCCTCGTCGACCGCTACCTGGTCGCCGCGTACGACGCCGGCATCCGCCCGCTGCTCTGCGTCACCAAGGCCGACCTCGCCGACCCGGCGCCGTTCCTCGCGAACTTCGCCGGGCTCGACATCCCGACGTTCACGAGCCGCCGCGGCGCGATGCCGCTCGGCGAGATCGCCGCGGCGCTCGTCGGGCATCGAACGGTGCTCGTCGGGCACTCGGGCGTCGGCAAGTCCACGCTCGTGAACGCGCTCGTGCCGAGCGCCGATCGGGCCACGGGCCACGTGAACGTGGTCACCGGGCGCGGGCGCCACACGTCATCGTCGACGGTGTCGCTGCGCGTCGAGACCGGGCCGGGCACCGCGCTCGGGGGCGAACCGGGTCGCGGCTGGGTGATCGACACCCCGGGCATCCGCTCGTTCGGGCTCGGCCACGTCGACCCCGACAACATCCTGCGCTCGTTCACCGATCTCTCGGAGATCGCCGAGGGCTGCCCCCGCGGATGCACGCACCTGCCCGACGCCCCCGACTGCGCGCTCGACGACGCGGTCGCCAGCGGCCGCCTCGGGGACATCGGGCGGGCCCGCCTGGACTCGCTCCGGCGGCTGCTCGCGACGTTCGCCTGA
- the aroA gene encoding 3-phosphoshikimate 1-carboxyvinyltransferase → MQITPYSAPEFDPYGDDDPLAPGDGSWAAPVAAGPLDATLQVPGSKSLTNRELVLAALADGPGMLRAPLVSRDTDLMVEGLRALGVGVERVPGDGAFGDDLRVTPPDELFGSTTIDCGLAGTVMRFLPPVAALALGPTTFDGDAAARRRPMGGIIEGLRGLGVDLDDDRRGALPFTVHGTGRVGGGELSIDASASSQFVSGLLLAAARFDDGLVLRHTGERLPSLPHIEMTVDALAARGVPVEQPETGTWRVAHGPIAARDVRIEPDLSNAAPFLCAAVAAGGSASITGWPETTTQVGARLVDLLPRFGATVQRDGDRVTVSGDGSIRGVRLDLGEAGELVPNLAALAALADEPSEFTGIGHIRHHETDRIAALAAEFQALGGRVTELDDGLRFEPADLAGGPWRAYEDHRMATTGAIVGLRVPGVRVDDIGSTAKTLPQFPELWATMLAGTPLRGDGSA, encoded by the coding sequence ATGCAGATCACCCCGTATTCCGCGCCCGAGTTCGACCCGTACGGCGACGACGACCCGCTCGCCCCGGGCGACGGCTCGTGGGCCGCACCGGTCGCCGCCGGCCCGCTCGACGCGACCCTGCAGGTGCCCGGGTCGAAGTCGCTCACGAACCGCGAACTCGTGCTCGCGGCGCTCGCCGACGGCCCCGGGATGCTGCGGGCCCCGCTGGTCTCGCGCGACACCGACCTCATGGTCGAGGGGCTGCGCGCGCTCGGCGTCGGCGTCGAGCGCGTGCCCGGCGACGGCGCGTTCGGCGACGACCTGCGGGTGACTCCACCCGACGAGCTCTTCGGCTCCACGACGATCGACTGCGGCCTGGCCGGCACCGTCATGCGCTTCCTGCCGCCGGTCGCGGCCCTCGCGCTCGGCCCGACGACGTTCGACGGCGACGCGGCCGCCCGTCGTCGACCCATGGGCGGCATCATCGAGGGGCTCCGCGGGCTCGGCGTCGACCTCGACGACGACCGGCGCGGGGCGCTCCCGTTCACCGTGCACGGCACCGGCCGCGTGGGCGGCGGCGAGCTGTCGATCGACGCGTCCGCGTCGAGCCAGTTCGTCTCGGGCCTGCTGCTCGCCGCCGCGCGATTCGACGACGGCCTCGTGCTCCGCCACACCGGCGAGCGTCTGCCCAGCCTGCCGCACATCGAGATGACCGTCGACGCGCTCGCCGCGCGCGGGGTGCCCGTCGAGCAGCCCGAGACGGGCACCTGGCGGGTCGCCCACGGCCCCATCGCGGCGCGCGACGTGCGCATCGAACCCGACCTCTCCAACGCCGCCCCGTTCCTGTGCGCCGCGGTCGCGGCCGGCGGCAGCGCCTCGATCACGGGCTGGCCGGAGACCACGACCCAGGTGGGCGCCCGCCTGGTCGACCTCCTCCCCCGGTTCGGGGCGACCGTGCAGCGCGACGGCGACCGGGTCACCGTCTCCGGCGACGGGAGCATCCGCGGCGTACGGCTCGACCTGGGCGAGGCCGGCGAGCTCGTGCCGAACCTCGCCGCACTCGCCGCCCTCGCCGACGAGCCGAGCGAGTTCACCGGCATCGGCCACATCCGCCACCACGAGACCGACCGCATCGCGGCGCTCGCGGCCGAGTTCCAGGCGCTCGGCGGCCGCGTGACCGAGCTCGACGACGGGCTGCGGTTCGAGCCCGCCGACCTCGCCGGCGGACCGTGGCGCGCGTACGAGGACCACCGGATGGCCACGACCGGCGCGATCGTCGGGCTTCGCGTGCCCGGCGTGCGGGTGGACGACATCGGTTCGACCGCGAAGACGCTGCCCCAGTTCCCCGAGCTGTGGGCGACGATGCTCGCCGGCACGCCCCTGCGGGGCGACGGGTCGGCATGA
- a CDS encoding sigma-70 family RNA polymerase sigma factor codes for MATDTSGGARGAEPAEADLGALFEEQALPFLDQLYGAALRMTKNPADAQDLVQETFAKAYAAFAQFTQGTNLKAWLYRILTNTYINTYRKKQREPYQSAIDDLEDWQLGGAESTTARSSRSAEAEAIDHLPDSAVKDALQSLPEDFRLAVYFADVEGFSYQEIADMMHTPIGTVMSRLHRGRRLLRELLADYAGERGFAVQPSAPRTGRKR; via the coding sequence ATGGCAACCGACACCAGCGGTGGCGCACGCGGCGCCGAGCCGGCCGAGGCGGACCTGGGGGCGCTCTTCGAGGAGCAGGCCCTCCCGTTCCTCGACCAGCTCTACGGCGCAGCCCTGCGCATGACCAAGAACCCGGCCGACGCGCAGGACCTCGTGCAGGAGACCTTCGCGAAGGCCTATGCGGCGTTCGCGCAGTTCACGCAGGGCACGAACCTGAAGGCGTGGCTGTACCGCATCCTCACCAACACCTACATCAACACCTACCGCAAGAAGCAGCGCGAGCCGTACCAGTCGGCGATCGACGACCTCGAGGACTGGCAGCTCGGGGGCGCCGAGTCGACGACCGCGCGCTCGAGCCGGTCGGCGGAGGCCGAGGCGATCGACCACCTGCCCGACAGCGCGGTCAAGGACGCCCTGCAGTCCCTGCCCGAGGACTTCCGCCTCGCCGTCTACTTCGCCGACGTTGAGGGGTTCTCGTACCAGGAGATCGCCGACATGATGCACACACCGATCGGGACCGTGATGAGCCGCCTGCACCGTGGCAGGCGCCTGCTCCGCGAGCTCCTGGCCGACTACGCGGGCGAGCGCGGCTTCGCCGTGCAGCCGTCGGCACCGCGCACGGGGAGGAAGCGATGA
- a CDS encoding zf-HC2 domain-containing protein, with protein MSDCGCEKAKAELEEYLHDELCKEDAADIREHMAHCEDCSSELRVGQVLTDAVKRACREQAPEHIRDQVLARIRDVQAGHGAPVGGA; from the coding sequence ATGAGCGACTGCGGCTGCGAGAAGGCCAAGGCGGAGCTCGAGGAGTACCTGCACGACGAGCTCTGCAAGGAGGATGCCGCCGACATCCGCGAGCACATGGCCCACTGCGAGGACTGCTCGAGCGAGCTGCGGGTCGGGCAGGTGCTGACGGATGCCGTGAAGCGCGCGTGTCGCGAACAGGCACCCGAGCACATCCGCGACCAGGTCCTCGCCCGGATCCGCGACGTGCAGGCCGGTCACGGCGCACCCGTCGGCGGCGCCTGA
- a CDS encoding multifunctional oxoglutarate decarboxylase/oxoglutarate dehydrogenase thiamine pyrophosphate-binding subunit/dihydrolipoyllysine-residue succinyltransferase subunit: MSRQLTGGSDQATSNEFGANEWLVDELYEQFRADRDSVDKTWWPILENYRPASGDAPATPATPAQAPVADPAPPAAASPAVPAPSAHPVTAPTPVIGAQPQARTTARAPRPEPVPADVPVTSPQPVVEGETEKVDEVVPLRGLPKTLAANMDQSLTVPTATSVRTVPAKLMIDNRIVINNHLRRARGGKVSFTHLIGWALIQALKEFPSQNVYYDERDGKPSLIKPAHIGLGIAIDLPKPDGTRALLVPAIKRAETMTFNEYLAAYEDLVQRARKNKLTADDFKGATISLTNPGGIGTVHSVPRLMKGQGCIIGAGALEYPAEFQGSSDRTLANLAIGKTITLTSTYDHRVIQGAGSGEFLKTVHELLIGQRRFYEDIFAALRLPYDPIHWAPDISVDIASAIDKTARVQELINSFRVRGHMMADIDPLEYVQRSHPDLDIASHGLTFWDLDREFVTGEFGESRTSLLRDILGVLRDSYCRTIGIEYMHIQDPEQRKWIQGKVERKYEKPTHDEQMRILGKLNEAEAFETFLQTKYVGQKRFSLEGGESMIALLDEVLQGAAKEGLDEVAIGMAHRGRLNVLTNIAGKTYGQIFREFEGAPDPRTVSGSGDVKYHLGTEGVFTADTGEEVPVYLAANPSHLEAVNGVLEGIVRAKQDRRPAGSYGTLPILVHGDAAMAGQGVVFETLQMSQLRGYRTGGTIHVVANNQVGFTTVPGDARSSIYSTDVAKTIQAPIFHVNGDDPEAVVRVAELAFEYRQQFHRDVVIDLVCYRRRGHNEGDDPSMTQPLMYNLIEAKRSVRKLYTEALVGRGDITEEEYQAAHRDFQERLEHAFQETHAAQTASSAPGGAADIEPATSAPLTKEAPPTGELETTGVSDQVVHMIGDAFNNKPDGFTVHAKLQQLLQKRLDMSRNGKIDWAFGELLALGSLLVEGTPVRFAGQDARRGTFVQRHSVFHDRVNGQEWLPLLNLSDNQARFWIYDSLLSEYAAMAFEYGYSVERKDALVLWEAQFGDFANGAQTVIDEFISSAEQKWGQRSSVVLLLPHGYEGQGPDHSSARIERYLQMCAEQNMTVARPSTPASYFHLLRRQAYQRPRRPLVVFTPKAMLRLRGATSEVADFTSGKFEPVIDDARITDRAAVRRVVFMAGKLYYDLAAELAKHPNPEIALVRLEQYYPLPAERLAEVADSYPNAELVWAQDEPENQGAWPFFAIETGKIWDRPVSVVSRAASASPATGSAKVHAQEQTELVSRALSL, translated from the coding sequence GTGTCGAGGCAGTTGACCGGTGGATCCGACCAGGCCACGTCGAACGAGTTCGGCGCGAACGAGTGGCTCGTCGACGAATTGTACGAGCAGTTCCGCGCCGACCGTGACTCGGTCGACAAGACGTGGTGGCCGATCCTCGAGAACTACCGTCCCGCGTCGGGCGACGCGCCCGCCACGCCCGCCACGCCCGCGCAGGCACCCGTGGCGGACCCGGCTCCGCCGGCGGCCGCCTCCCCCGCCGTGCCCGCACCCTCGGCCCACCCCGTCACGGCGCCCACGCCCGTGATCGGCGCCCAGCCGCAGGCGCGCACCACCGCCCGCGCGCCGCGCCCCGAGCCGGTGCCCGCCGACGTGCCGGTCACGAGCCCGCAGCCGGTCGTCGAGGGCGAGACCGAGAAGGTCGACGAGGTCGTCCCGCTCCGCGGCCTGCCGAAGACCCTCGCGGCGAACATGGACCAGAGCCTGACGGTCCCGACCGCGACCAGCGTGCGCACGGTGCCCGCGAAGCTGATGATCGACAACCGCATCGTCATCAACAACCACCTCCGCCGCGCCCGAGGCGGCAAGGTCTCGTTCACGCACCTCATCGGCTGGGCGCTGATCCAGGCGCTCAAGGAGTTCCCGAGCCAGAACGTCTACTACGACGAGCGCGACGGCAAGCCGAGCCTCATCAAGCCCGCGCACATCGGCCTCGGCATCGCCATCGACCTGCCGAAGCCCGACGGCACCCGTGCGCTGCTCGTGCCCGCCATCAAGCGCGCCGAGACGATGACGTTCAACGAGTACCTCGCGGCCTACGAAGACCTGGTGCAGCGCGCCCGCAAGAACAAGCTCACGGCCGACGACTTCAAGGGCGCGACGATCTCGCTGACCAACCCGGGCGGCATCGGCACCGTGCACTCGGTGCCCCGCCTCATGAAGGGCCAGGGCTGCATCATCGGCGCCGGCGCGCTCGAGTACCCGGCCGAGTTCCAGGGTTCCAGCGACCGCACCCTCGCGAACCTCGCGATCGGCAAGACGATCACGCTCACCTCGACCTACGACCACCGCGTCATCCAGGGCGCGGGCTCGGGCGAGTTCCTGAAGACCGTGCACGAGCTGCTCATCGGTCAGCGCCGCTTCTACGAGGACATCTTCGCCGCGCTCCGCCTGCCCTACGACCCGATCCACTGGGCCCCCGACATCTCGGTCGACATCGCCAGCGCGATCGACAAGACCGCACGCGTGCAGGAGCTCATCAACTCGTTCCGCGTGCGCGGCCACATGATGGCCGACATCGACCCGCTCGAGTACGTGCAGCGCTCGCACCCCGACCTCGACATCGCGAGCCACGGGCTCACGTTCTGGGACCTCGACCGCGAGTTCGTCACGGGCGAGTTCGGCGAGTCCCGCACCTCGCTGCTGCGCGACATCCTCGGCGTGCTGCGCGACTCGTACTGCCGCACCATCGGCATCGAGTACATGCACATCCAGGACCCCGAGCAGCGCAAGTGGATCCAGGGCAAGGTCGAGCGCAAGTACGAGAAGCCGACCCACGACGAGCAGATGCGCATCCTCGGCAAGCTCAACGAGGCCGAGGCGTTCGAGACGTTCCTGCAGACCAAGTACGTCGGCCAGAAGCGCTTCAGCCTCGAGGGCGGCGAGTCGATGATCGCCCTGCTCGACGAGGTGCTCCAGGGCGCCGCCAAGGAGGGCCTCGACGAGGTCGCCATCGGCATGGCCCACCGCGGCCGCCTGAACGTGCTCACCAACATCGCGGGCAAGACCTACGGCCAGATCTTCCGCGAGTTCGAGGGCGCCCCCGACCCGCGCACCGTCTCCGGCTCGGGCGACGTGAAGTACCACCTCGGCACCGAGGGCGTGTTCACGGCCGACACGGGCGAGGAGGTGCCGGTGTACCTCGCGGCGAACCCGTCGCACCTCGAGGCCGTGAACGGCGTGCTCGAGGGCATCGTGCGCGCCAAGCAGGACCGCCGCCCCGCGGGCAGCTACGGCACCCTCCCGATCCTCGTGCACGGCGACGCGGCGATGGCGGGCCAGGGCGTCGTGTTCGAGACCCTGCAGATGTCGCAGCTGCGCGGCTACCGCACGGGCGGAACGATCCACGTCGTCGCGAACAACCAGGTCGGCTTCACCACCGTGCCGGGCGACGCGCGCTCGTCGATCTACTCCACGGATGTCGCGAAGACCATCCAGGCCCCGATCTTCCACGTCAACGGCGACGACCCCGAGGCCGTCGTGCGCGTGGCGGAACTGGCGTTCGAGTACCGGCAGCAGTTCCACCGCGACGTCGTGATCGACCTCGTCTGCTACCGCCGCCGCGGCCACAACGAGGGCGACGACCCGTCGATGACCCAGCCGCTCATGTACAACCTCATCGAGGCGAAGCGCTCGGTCCGCAAGCTCTACACCGAGGCGCTCGTCGGTCGCGGCGACATCACCGAGGAGGAGTACCAGGCGGCGCACCGCGACTTCCAGGAGCGCCTCGAGCACGCCTTCCAGGAGACCCACGCCGCGCAGACCGCCTCGTCGGCGCCCGGCGGCGCGGCCGACATCGAGCCGGCCACCAGCGCGCCCCTGACCAAGGAGGCGCCGCCCACGGGCGAGCTCGAGACCACGGGCGTGTCCGACCAGGTCGTGCACATGATCGGCGACGCGTTCAACAACAAGCCCGACGGCTTCACGGTGCACGCGAAGCTGCAGCAGCTGCTCCAGAAGCGCCTCGACATGAGCCGCAACGGCAAGATCGACTGGGCGTTCGGCGAGCTGCTCGCGCTCGGGTCGCTGCTGGTCGAGGGCACCCCCGTGCGCTTCGCCGGGCAGGACGCCCGCCGCGGCACGTTCGTGCAGCGGCACTCGGTGTTCCACGACCGCGTGAACGGCCAGGAGTGGCTGCCGCTGCTGAACCTCAGCGACAACCAGGCCCGGTTCTGGATCTACGACTCGCTGCTCTCCGAGTACGCGGCCATGGCGTTCGAGTACGGCTACTCGGTCGAGCGCAAGGACGCCCTCGTGCTCTGGGAGGCCCAGTTCGGCGACTTCGCCAACGGCGCCCAGACCGTCATCGACGAGTTCATCTCGTCGGCCGAGCAGAAGTGGGGCCAGCGCTCGAGCGTCGTGCTCCTGCTGCCGCACGGCTACGAGGGCCAGGGCCCCGACCACTCGTCCGCCCGCATCGAGCGCTACCTGCAGATGTGCGCCGAACAGAACATGACGGTGGCGCGCCCGTCGACGCCCGCGTCGTACTTCCACCTGCTGCGCCGCCAGGCGTACCAGCGCCCCCGGCGCCCGCTCGTCGTGTTCACGCCGAAGGCGATGCTCCGCCTGCGCGGCGCGACCAGCGAGGTCGCCGACTTCACGAGCGGCAAGTTCGAGCCGGTGATCGACGACGCTCGCATCACCGACCGCGCCGCAGTGCGCCGGGTCGTGTTCATGGCCGGCAAGCTCTACTACGACCTCGCCGCCGAGCTGGCCAAGCACCCGAACCCCGAGATCGCGCTGGTGCGCCTCGAGCAGTACTACCCGCTGCCCGCCGAGCGCCTCGCCGAGGTCGCGGACTCGTACCCGAACGCCGAGCTGGTCTGGGCGCAGGACGAGCCCGAGAACCAGGGCGCCTGGCCGTTCTTCGCCATCGAGACCGGCAAGATCTGGGATCGCCCGGTGAGCGTCGTCTCGCGCGCGGCATCCGCCTCGCCCGCCACGGGCTCGGCGAAGGTGCACGCGCAGGAGCAGACCGAGCTCGTCTCGCGCGCGCTGTCGCTGTAG